One Oscillospiraceae bacterium DNA window includes the following coding sequences:
- the prdA gene encoding D-proline reductase (dithiol) proprotein PrdA: MSISRETANAHLQDPAVLCCLTRAGTVVSPAELEDPEVFADLVDSGLLKLDGEVLKISQVLGATLKKDCDGLTPLTADLLDEIQEAAGPTAVAEEAPAADVKPAASVCTGGMVHLHLEHADGLTLDFPAGFSVATAAETPCTDKLLRTLVKKGYPVKEVRLSDTTSYSDGILSIDKDLTEKAVACNPLVKEVTMDVIPPEKRHVYSNTIMDVIPIAAKAEGKLGEGTTNVLTGAVFVLTGMDEAGVQIHEFGSCEGYMDEKIRFGRPGCPDPDDIMIRVDVKIQQGTGMERRGPFAAHCACDTIISEIREKLKDLSAEQPVQQETFRDVKRLGRPRVVLVKEIMGQGAMHDNLLVPNEPCGVMGGQKNVDLGNVPVVLSANEVLDGGVHALACIGPATKEITRHFFREPLVKALAADEELDLVGVVFIGSPQVNDEKTYVSQRLGALVEALDVEGAIVTTEGFGNNHIDFSENIAAIGSRGVPVVGVTFAAYQGQLVVGNQYMDAMIELNKDPEGFENEILGDNTTCPEDAARAVLMLKTKMAGVPIAAPERKWNAQVIRENQALVSDV; this comes from the coding sequence ATGTCTATTTCCAGAGAAACTGCCAACGCACATTTGCAGGACCCGGCGGTGCTGTGCTGTTTAACGCGTGCAGGTACTGTGGTAAGTCCTGCCGAGTTGGAAGATCCTGAGGTCTTTGCTGACTTGGTTGATTCCGGCTTACTCAAGCTGGACGGAGAGGTACTTAAAATTTCACAGGTGCTTGGCGCAACGCTGAAAAAAGACTGTGACGGCCTTACGCCGCTGACAGCAGACCTTTTAGATGAAATTCAGGAAGCAGCTGGACCTACTGCAGTAGCAGAGGAAGCACCTGCTGCCGATGTCAAGCCTGCGGCATCTGTTTGTACAGGTGGTATGGTGCATCTGCATTTGGAGCATGCCGATGGATTGACGTTGGATTTTCCCGCAGGATTTAGTGTGGCAACTGCCGCAGAAACGCCCTGCACAGACAAGCTACTGCGTACTTTGGTAAAAAAAGGCTATCCGGTGAAGGAAGTGCGGCTATCTGACACTACTTCTTACAGTGATGGTATTTTGTCTATCGATAAGGATCTGACTGAAAAAGCAGTTGCCTGCAATCCTCTGGTAAAAGAAGTGACCATGGATGTTATTCCACCGGAAAAACGTCATGTTTACAGCAATACAATTATGGATGTTATCCCAATTGCTGCAAAGGCAGAGGGAAAGCTGGGCGAGGGAACGACCAATGTGCTGACGGGTGCAGTGTTTGTGCTGACGGGTATGGATGAAGCAGGCGTTCAAATACATGAATTTGGTTCTTGCGAAGGCTATATGGATGAAAAAATTCGTTTTGGCCGTCCTGGCTGTCCTGATCCGGATGACATCATGATTCGTGTGGATGTTAAAATTCAGCAGGGTACCGGTATGGAGCGCCGTGGTCCGTTTGCAGCGCACTGTGCCTGTGACACAATCATTTCTGAAATTCGGGAAAAACTGAAAGATCTTTCTGCTGAGCAGCCGGTACAGCAGGAAACTTTCCGGGACGTGAAGCGCCTGGGCCGCCCCAGAGTGGTGCTGGTGAAAGAAATTATGGGGCAAGGCGCCATGCATGATAATTTGTTAGTGCCTAATGAACCCTGCGGGGTAATGGGTGGTCAAAAGAATGTGGACCTCGGTAATGTGCCGGTTGTACTTAGCGCCAATGAAGTCCTGGACGGCGGGGTTCACGCGCTGGCCTGCATTGGTCCTGCCACGAAAGAAATTACACGCCACTTTTTCCGCGAACCCTTGGTCAAAGCGCTGGCGGCGGATGAAGAACTGGATTTGGTTGGCGTCGTGTTCATTGGTTCACCGCAGGTGAATGACGAAAAGACCTACGTTTCTCAGCGACTTGGCGCTTTGGTAGAAGCACTGGATGTGGAAGGCGCTATTGTTACAACAGAGGGCTTTGGCAACAACCACATTGATTTTTCCGAGAATATTGCTGCCATTGGTTCCCGCGGCGTACCGGTGGTTGGTGTAACATTTGCGGCTTACCAGGGACAGCTGGTGGTTGGCAACCAGTACATGGATGCCATGATTGAGTTAAATAAAGATCCTGAGGGCTTTGAAAATGAGATTTTAGGTGATAACACTACCTGCCCGGAGGACGCTGCCCGTGCGGTACTTATGCTGAAAACAAAGATGGCAGGTGTGCCTATTGCTGCACCGGAACGCAAGTGGAACGCTCAGGTCATTCGGGAAAATCAAGCGTTGGTAAGCGACGTCTAA
- the prdB gene encoding D-proline reductase (dithiol) protein PrdB — protein MKLTTAEGLKSEVYVPITPPPVWTPLTKPLKECKVAFITAGGIHKKTQTPYNTAGDYTFREIPSDTPSSELMVTHGGFDNSDINKDVNAMFPIDRLHELVDEGFIGGLVPMFYGFMGGGGNVNKFRGETGPEIARRLKAEGADIVLCTGGCGTCHRSATIVERACEAAGMSTCIIAALPPIARQQGAPRITAPHVPIGSNAGEPNNKEMQTAILKDTLNAVATMTHFGQMKVLPYEYRHNV, from the coding sequence ATGAAACTGACTACTGCCGAAGGTTTAAAGTCGGAAGTTTATGTGCCTATTACGCCACCGCCGGTGTGGACACCGCTGACAAAACCCTTGAAAGAGTGCAAGGTCGCATTCATTACTGCGGGCGGCATTCACAAAAAGACGCAAACGCCCTACAACACAGCCGGAGACTATACTTTTCGGGAAATTCCTTCAGATACACCTTCCAGCGAGCTGATGGTTACGCATGGCGGTTTTGATAATTCTGATATTAACAAAGATGTCAATGCGATGTTCCCTATTGACCGACTGCATGAATTAGTGGATGAAGGTTTCATTGGCGGGCTGGTACCCATGTTTTACGGCTTTATGGGTGGTGGCGGCAATGTCAATAAGTTCCGCGGAGAAACTGGCCCTGAAATTGCCCGCCGGCTGAAAGCAGAGGGGGCAGATATTGTACTGTGTACTGGCGGCTGTGGCACCTGTCACCGATCGGCAACCATCGTAGAGCGCGCCTGCGAGGCTGCGGGAATGTCCACTTGTATCATCGCAGCACTGCCACCAATTGCACGGCAGCAGGGCGCACCGCGTATTACCGCACCGCATGTTCCCATTGGTTCCAATGCAGGAGAGCCAAACAACAAGGAAATGCAAACAGCCATTTTAAAGGATACATTAAATGCGGTGGCTACCATGACACACTTTGGTCAGATGAAAGTGCTGCCGTACGAATATCGCCATAACGTGTAA
- a CDS encoding DMT family transporter, protein MRKGLPVLSVLLAGSLWGCIGLFVRGLTGAGLSSMELVALRSIVTAAVLLIWLLLRDRAKLKICLRDLWCFLGTGLCSIVFFNFCYFSAIQRTSLSVASVLLYTAPCIVMLLSLLLFHEACTPAKLVALAMSLLGLCLVTGLLGGGRQRVTAAGILYGCGAGLGYALYSVFGRFALNRGYHPLTITLYTFFTASVGSLLLCGGQLHLAFLATFPAAAADVLLLGTVCGALPYVSYTWGLTHMEASRASILASVEPVVATLLGVMCFHEKLTLPGGCGVLLVLGALLVLNLQSPSEAQQSSTA, encoded by the coding sequence GTGCGAAAAGGTCTGCCAGTGCTTTCCGTATTGCTTGCGGGCAGCTTGTGGGGGTGCATCGGACTGTTTGTACGCGGTCTGACAGGTGCCGGCCTTTCCTCAATGGAGCTGGTAGCACTGCGCTCAATTGTTACGGCGGCGGTGCTGCTGATCTGGCTGCTGCTGCGTGACCGGGCAAAGCTGAAAATTTGCTTACGGGATTTGTGGTGCTTTTTAGGCACTGGACTGTGCAGTATTGTATTTTTCAACTTCTGTTACTTTTCCGCGATACAAAGGACCTCTCTTTCTGTAGCCAGTGTTCTGCTGTATACGGCACCCTGCATTGTTATGCTGCTGTCTTTGCTGCTGTTTCACGAAGCGTGTACCCCTGCTAAACTGGTGGCATTGGCCATGTCTTTGTTGGGACTGTGCTTGGTGACTGGCTTGTTGGGTGGTGGTCGGCAGCGTGTCACTGCAGCGGGAATCCTGTACGGTTGCGGTGCCGGCCTAGGCTATGCATTGTACAGCGTTTTTGGCCGCTTTGCCCTAAACCGTGGCTACCATCCTTTAACCATTACCCTGTATACATTCTTTACGGCCAGTGTGGGCAGTCTGCTGCTGTGCGGCGGTCAACTGCATCTTGCTTTCTTAGCAACTTTCCCTGCTGCTGCGGCAGATGTTCTTTTGCTGGGTACAGTGTGCGGTGCATTGCCTTACGTTTCCTACACTTGGGGACTTACACACATGGAGGCCAGCCGCGCTTCAATCTTAGCTTCTGTGGAGCCAGTGGTTGCCACACTGCTGGGTGTTATGTGCTTTCACGAAAAGCTGACGCTGCCGGGTGGGTGTGGGGTACTTCTGGTGCTGGGTGCGCTACTTGTTTTAAATCTACAATCTCCAAGTGAAGCACAGCAGAGTAGCACTGCGTAA
- a CDS encoding amino acid ABC transporter ATP-binding protein, translating into MMQVCNLKKVFGDNVVLENISVDLREGEVTCILGPSGAGKSTFLRCLNRLEYPDDGEILYCGNNTLGKSYDIRCLREEVGMVFQRFNLFPTKTVLQNVMLAPMVVKKISREEARENALKELKKVGMAEKAEAYPGTLSGGQQQRVAIARSLNMHPKMILFDEPTSALDPELVGDVLDVMRDLAKEGMTMVVVTHEMGFAREVGDRILFMADGGIAEDASPEEFFTAPKTDRARSFLARIL; encoded by the coding sequence ATTATGCAGGTCTGCAACCTTAAAAAGGTTTTTGGTGACAACGTTGTGCTGGAAAACATCAGTGTAGATCTTCGGGAAGGGGAGGTTACCTGTATTTTAGGGCCTTCCGGTGCGGGAAAAAGTACCTTTCTGCGCTGTCTGAACCGGTTGGAATATCCTGATGACGGTGAAATTTTGTACTGCGGAAACAATACTTTGGGAAAAAGCTATGATATTCGCTGCCTGCGCGAAGAGGTAGGCATGGTCTTTCAGCGCTTTAATCTGTTTCCAACCAAGACCGTGCTACAGAACGTCATGCTTGCTCCCATGGTTGTTAAAAAAATAAGTCGTGAGGAAGCCCGGGAAAACGCCTTGAAAGAGCTGAAAAAGGTGGGCATGGCAGAAAAAGCAGAAGCGTACCCAGGCACGCTTTCTGGTGGACAGCAGCAGCGCGTAGCCATTGCCCGTTCACTCAATATGCATCCGAAGATGATTTTGTTTGATGAACCCACTTCGGCACTTGACCCGGAACTGGTGGGTGATGTGCTGGACGTTATGCGTGACCTGGCCAAGGAAGGCATGACCATGGTGGTGGTTACACATGAAATGGGTTTTGCACGGGAGGTGGGAGACCGCATTTTATTTATGGCGGATGGTGGCATTGCGGAAGATGCTTCACCGGAGGAATTCTTTACAGCACCAAAAACGGATCGCGCCCGTTCCTTCCTTGCTCGTATTTTGTAA
- a CDS encoding transporter substrate-binding domain-containing protein yields MKNRVLTKLCSAVMAAALALSFTACGETPAGSSSVGGASSAGSSSAAGGSAVTGSVDGSMKGVTIKVGTSGVFGPFSYYDKDGKTLIGFDLDLIKALQAKLGFTIDGDIQAMSYSALGASIGQGKLDMAAAALCQTDERKKTMDFSKTYSDSGLKILINKTKNSGIKSVNDLHGKKVAVEKGTASHAYASKNLADATLEVHDTITTAYASLEQGKVDAVIQDLPNCAFYIKTNPKTNLEVVGDQFNQGQSPYAIAFKKGFAYTDKFNAALDELTKDGTMKKLDEKWCE; encoded by the coding sequence ATGAAAAATCGTGTTTTGACCAAGCTTTGTTCTGCGGTGATGGCTGCTGCGCTGGCCCTGTCCTTTACTGCCTGTGGGGAAACACCTGCCGGCAGTTCCTCCGTTGGAGGTGCTTCGTCTGCCGGGAGCAGTTCTGCTGCCGGCGGAAGCGCTGTGACTGGTTCGGTGGACGGTTCCATGAAGGGCGTGACCATTAAGGTTGGTACATCCGGTGTATTCGGTCCTTTCAGCTATTACGACAAAGATGGCAAAACCCTTATCGGCTTTGACCTCGATCTGATTAAGGCGCTGCAGGCAAAGCTAGGCTTTACCATTGACGGTGACATTCAGGCAATGTCTTACTCAGCGTTAGGTGCGTCCATTGGTCAAGGTAAGCTGGACATGGCTGCTGCCGCTTTGTGTCAAACCGACGAGCGTAAGAAGACCATGGACTTTTCAAAGACATACAGTGACTCTGGCCTAAAAATTCTGATTAACAAAACGAAGAACAGTGGTATTAAAAGCGTAAATGACCTTCACGGAAAAAAGGTCGCAGTGGAAAAAGGTACCGCTTCACACGCTTATGCCAGCAAAAATTTGGCGGATGCAACACTGGAAGTGCATGATACCATCACCACTGCTTATGCCTCTTTGGAGCAGGGAAAGGTGGACGCTGTCATTCAGGATTTGCCGAACTGCGCATTTTATATTAAGACGAACCCCAAAACAAATCTAGAAGTGGTGGGGGATCAGTTCAACCAAGGGCAGTCTCCTTATGCAATTGCCTTTAAGAAGGGCTTTGCTTACACAGACAAGTTTAATGCGGCTTTAGATGAACTGACCAAAGACGGTACCATGAAGAAGCTGGACGAGAAATGGTGCGAATAA
- a CDS encoding amino acid ABC transporter permease encodes MNTAIITLVPMLMSGLQLTVLVAAVGILCGFVIGSVAGYALQSRSRVARTLAFVYIWLIRGTPIIVQALYIYYVLPLMLGSNIPSTTAGIIVISINSGAFIAEIVRGALESVDNGQKEAGRSLGMSNLQVLIHVVIPPAFRQMVPALFNQFIISLKDTSMLTIIVVNEMTQKAMSYAALTFDYVTTYSLLALFYLALISLLMVLQKFVERRMNLQRVPKPRLKDLKNKKLAA; translated from the coding sequence ATGAATACAGCAATTATAACACTGGTGCCCATGTTGATGAGTGGTTTGCAGCTTACGGTTTTAGTTGCGGCGGTCGGCATCCTGTGCGGTTTTGTCATTGGCAGTGTCGCAGGTTACGCGCTGCAGTCACGCAGCCGGGTGGCACGCACACTGGCATTTGTGTACATCTGGCTCATTCGCGGTACGCCGATTATTGTGCAGGCACTGTATATTTACTATGTGCTGCCGCTGATGCTGGGAAGCAATATTCCAAGTACGACAGCCGGTATCATCGTTATTTCCATAAATTCTGGTGCCTTTATTGCCGAGATTGTGCGTGGCGCACTGGAAAGCGTAGACAACGGCCAAAAAGAAGCTGGCCGCTCGTTGGGTATGAGCAATTTGCAAGTATTGATTCATGTTGTCATTCCTCCGGCTTTCCGACAAATGGTGCCTGCACTGTTTAATCAGTTTATCATATCGCTGAAGGATACCTCTATGCTTACAATTATTGTGGTCAATGAAATGACGCAGAAGGCGATGAGCTACGCCGCACTGACCTTTGACTATGTTACCACTTATTCACTGCTGGCACTGTTCTACTTAGCGCTGATTTCGCTGCTGATGGTATTGCAAAAGTTTGTTGAGCGCCGCATGAATTTGCAGCGTGTACCAAAGCCCAGACTGAAAGACTTGAAAAATAAGAAGCTGGCGGCCTAA
- a CDS encoding cytidylate kinase-like family protein, which produces MKNYVVTLSREFGSLGRPIAKRLAELLGIECYDRDIVEKTAENLGMPVSVISNMEESAKKNLFVKMSYPLGTGTTEEQDTVFHEQVKIIRNLVEQQSCIIVGRCSDFILQNEKNCLHIFVYAPYEQRYRNCVDSLRMEPETAEKMIAKVDKARSAYHLHYAGYLPNDENHQDLMINSSLLGVNGTAECLAEIVQKCFPQTNSAL; this is translated from the coding sequence GTGAAAAATTATGTTGTTACCCTGTCCAGAGAATTTGGCAGTCTGGGACGGCCAATTGCCAAACGGCTGGCTGAGTTGCTGGGTATCGAATGTTATGACCGTGACATTGTAGAAAAAACCGCAGAAAATTTGGGAATGCCCGTTTCGGTTATCAGCAATATGGAGGAAAGTGCGAAAAAGAACCTGTTTGTTAAGATGTCCTACCCTCTTGGCACCGGCACAACCGAAGAACAGGACACTGTCTTTCACGAGCAAGTCAAGATTATCCGCAATTTGGTAGAACAGCAGTCCTGCATCATTGTAGGCCGCTGCTCCGATTTCATCTTGCAAAATGAAAAGAATTGTCTGCACATTTTTGTCTATGCTCCCTATGAGCAGCGCTACCGCAACTGCGTCGACAGTCTGCGAATGGAACCGGAAACAGCTGAAAAAATGATTGCCAAAGTAGACAAAGCACGCAGCGCCTACCATCTGCACTATGCAGGCTACCTGCCAAACGATGAAAACCATCAGGATCTCATGATCAACAGCAGTCTGTTAGGCGTAAATGGCACGGCAGAATGCCTTGCCGAAATCGTTCAAAAGTGCTTTCCACAAACGAACAGTGCCCTGTGA
- a CDS encoding helix-turn-helix domain-containing protein gives MQNEEKAPFQPVQPYFVTSCSRYQQRAVYKNGISQIYQYCLDDPAEHGTVAVPDGCVDIVFDCTDSRVQAEVIGTVLAHRLIPTEKNHTYFGVRFLPGVSPQLLTVPVQELTEVRTDLQNILRDETLCERMAEAATFEKRAQVFLQVNRRVQVEQPGSCGSQALFCAVRKKIYHSDGCVTIGQLQEETGYSERYISRVFHEVSGISPKTFCGIVQFQRLMADLCYHPDTQLTQLAADYGYYDQPHFIRQFKKYTGLAPNVCRRLVKSYAGRIVPQN, from the coding sequence ATGCAAAATGAAGAAAAAGCTCCTTTTCAGCCAGTTCAGCCATACTTTGTCACCAGCTGCAGCCGTTACCAGCAAAGAGCGGTTTACAAAAACGGTATTTCACAGATTTATCAGTATTGTTTGGACGACCCGGCCGAACATGGTACGGTAGCCGTACCGGATGGTTGTGTGGACATTGTTTTTGACTGTACAGACAGCCGTGTTCAGGCAGAGGTGATTGGTACCGTATTGGCACATCGGCTGATTCCAACCGAAAAGAACCATACTTATTTTGGCGTGCGTTTTTTGCCGGGGGTATCGCCACAGCTGCTGACTGTTCCGGTGCAGGAGCTGACAGAAGTGCGTACAGACCTGCAAAATATTTTGAGAGACGAAACCTTGTGTGAACGCATGGCAGAGGCAGCGACCTTTGAGAAACGTGCACAGGTGTTTTTGCAGGTGAACCGCCGGGTACAGGTGGAGCAGCCCGGCAGCTGCGGCAGTCAGGCACTGTTTTGTGCAGTCCGCAAAAAAATCTACCACAGCGACGGCTGTGTAACCATTGGCCAGCTGCAGGAAGAAACTGGGTATAGTGAGCGTTACATTAGCCGGGTGTTTCACGAAGTTTCCGGCATTTCTCCAAAAACGTTTTGCGGTATTGTGCAGTTTCAGCGTTTGATGGCTGACTTGTGCTATCACCCGGACACACAGCTGACACAATTGGCAGCAGATTATGGCTATTATGATCAGCCGCATTTTATCCGGCAGTTCAAAAAATACACGGGGCTTGCGCCGAATGTTTGCCGCAGGTTGGTGAAAAGTTATGCCGGACGTATTGTTCCGCAAAACTGA